A part of Astyanax mexicanus isolate ESR-SI-001 chromosome 2, AstMex3_surface, whole genome shotgun sequence genomic DNA contains:
- the ccdc77 gene encoding coiled-coil domain-containing protein 77 — protein sequence MESSPQHGRESCEDKEEVDSPLPPISERLAYLRPSRELLEFYRQKVAQFDEEHDDLLQLLEKYRSTTEDQHKLQWEVRQREEEIAELQKALSDMQVYLFQEREQALRLYAENDRLKIKELEDRKKIQHLLALVGPDVGEITYFHREPPHKVAIPQKKLQPRTQEFAKTAKPKLGSVQEGSKRLSKNGDTKSEQYKKDNQTLLLQVEALQAQLEEQTRLSKEQVEALLEDRRIHAEERQVQHQRDQERITALTEKLQRTQNLLYESTRDYLQLKFESRGHEKSWMGEKDKLLRELDSCQERLKDFADRPGPSAAPLLLSQPTTESSHMHREEIRALQEELKQAHKLADMYREQCVGLETDVAQIREEGDVGREIFKERSDKIAKRLQLMTQRYEALEKRRAMEVEGFKNDIKHLRQKLKDVEKQLFKVTLNVGPDQDLAILQEVRQSNARTKKIQGELKTLKAKIYGLENELRIC from the exons ATGGAATCTTCTCCACAGCATGGTAGAGAGAG CTGCGAGGACAAGGAGGAGGTGGACTCTCCACTACCCCCCATCTCTGAGCGCTTGGCCTATCTGCGTCCATCTCGTGAGCTGCTGGAATTCTATAGGCAGAAAGTGGCCCAGTTTGATGAAGAACACGATGACCTGCTGCAGCTGCTAGAGAAGTACAGGAGCACTACAGAGGACCAG CACAAGCTGCAGTGGGAGGTGCGTCAGCGAGAGGAGGAGATAGCGGAGTTGCAGAAGGCTCTGAGTGACATGCAGGTCTACCTCTTCCAGGAGCGAGAGCAGGCCCTCCGCCTATACGCAGAAAACGACCGCCTTAAGATCAA GGAGCTTGAAGATCGGAAGAAGATACAACACCTTTTAGCTCTTGTGGGTCCAGATGTAGGCGAAATCACCTATTTTCACAGAGAACCTCCACACAAG GTTGCCATACCTCAAAAGAAGCTTCAACCCAGAACCCAGGAGTTTGCAAAAACAGCAAAGCCAAAGCTTGGATCAGTTCAAG AGGGAAGTAAGAGGCTGTCTAAAAATGGAGACACTAAATCAGAGCAGTACAAGAAAGATAACCAGACACTGTTGCTTCAG GTGGAGGCACTGCAGGCACAGCTAGAAGAGCAAACGCGGCTGTCTAAAGAGCAGGTGGAGGCCTTGCTGGAGGACAGGCGAATTCATGCAGAGGAGAGACAAGTCCAGCATCAGAGAGACCAAGAGCGAATCACTGCTCTCACTgagaa ACTCCAGCGCACACAGAACCTGCTTTATGAGAGCACCAGGGACTACCTGCAACTCAAGTTTGAAAGTCGTGGGCATGAGAAGAGCTGGATGGGAGAGAAGGACAAACTGCTGCGAGAGCTGGACTCTTGTCAGGAAAGGCTAAAGGATTTCGCAGATCGTCCAGGACCCTCTGCAGCACCGCTGCTTCTTAGCCAGCCCACCACAGAGAGCAGCCATATGCACCGAGAAGAAATCAGA GCACTACAAGAGGAGCTAAAGCAAGCCCATAAGCTGGCAGACATGTACAGAGAGCAGTGTGTTGGTCTAGAGACAGACGTGGCACAAATCCGAGAGGAAGGAGATGTAGGCcgagaaatcttcaag GAGCGCTCAGACAAAATAGCCAAGCGTCTTCAGCTAATGACCCAGCGTTACGAGGCTCTTGAAAAGAGGCGAGCTATGGAGGTGGAAGGCTTCAAAAATGACATCAAACACCTGCGGCAGAAACTCAAAGACGTAGAGAAACAGCTCTTTAAG GTGACTCTTAATGTGGGACCAGATCAAGACTTGGCCATCCTGCAGGAAGTTCGACAGTCGAATGCCCGCACTAAGAAAATCCAGGGGGAACTAAAAACTCTAAAAGCAAAGATATATGGGCTGGAAAATGAACTGAGAATCTGCTGA
- the hdhd5 gene encoding haloacid dehalogenase-like hydrolase domain-containing 5 isoform X2: MAELFPRFNLLKLGWRALKFRKTSPLPCSAQTSRSSSSSSCGPSSFGLLFDIDGVLVRGRTPIPAAKQCFRKLVDGNGKYKVPVVFVTNAGNSMRQTKAEQLSHLLEVEVSPDQVMLSHSPLRVFTQFHEMCVLVSGQGPILEVAQNLGFQNVVTIDMLRKAYPLLDVVDHNRRPKNVPSPKELPQIEAVVLFGEPIRWETNLQLIMDVLLTNGRPGNPVTSLHYPHIPVLACNMDLLWMAEAKNPRFGHGMFLVCLESLYKKITGHDLQYEALIGKPSVVTYNYAELLIRQQAESLGWTEPVRRLYAIGDNPMADIYGANLYNRYLQSTRCARAQVQAQGGIAGQVAGDVQYETVDDAKNSGKVMVGGSYEHCLPEGCSSILVCTGVYSRDQEDLAPDQTVTEQRIFHGHRDFRFDPSLIQPSFVVHDVLEAVELVFQQESCPLE, from the exons ATGGCCGAGCTCTTTCCTCGGTTTAATCTGCTGAAACTGGGCTGGAGAGCTCTGAAATTCAGAAAAACATCTCCATTACCGTGCTCAGCTCAGACCAGccgaagcagcagcagcagcagt TGTGGACCCAGCTCATTTGGGTTGCTCTTCGACATTGATGGGGTCCTGGTCCGTGGAAGAACTCCCATTCCTGCAGCTAAGCAGTGCTTTAGGAAACTGGTGGATGGAAATGGAAAGTATAAAGTCCCTGTGGTGTTTGTGACCAATGCAGGCAACTCTATGCGCCAGACCAAAGCTGAACAGTTATCTCATCTTCTAGAAGTAGAG GTGTCACCAGATCAGGTCATGTTGTCCCACAGTCCTTTGCGGGTCTTCACTCAGTTCCATGAGATGTGTGTGCTAGTATCTGGACAGGGGCCGATTTTGGAAGTTGCACAAAA TTTGGGTTTTCAAAATGTTGTCACTATAGATATGCTGAGAAAGGCATACCCTCTGCTGGATGTGGTGGATCACAACCGTAGACCCAAAAAC GTTCCATCTCCCAAAGAGTTACCACAAATTGAAG CTGTTGTTCTCTTTGGTGAGCCAATCAGGTGGGAGACTAATCTACAGCTAATTATGGATGTTCTGTTGACTAATGGAAGACCAGGAAACCCTGTAACATCCTTGCATTACCCACATATCCCTGTGTTGGCTTGCAATATGGATCTGTTGTGGATGGCAGAAGCAAAGAACCCTCG atttggTCATGGGATGTTCCTAGTTTGTCTGGAGAGTctctataaaaaaattacaggtcATGACTTGCAATATGAAGCTCTGATTGGCAAGCCCAGTGTGGTAACTTACAACTATGCTGAGCTGCTGATCAGACAGCAGGCAGAGAGTCTGGGTTGGACAGAACCAGTTCGGAGACTTTATGCCATTGG GGACAACCCAATGGCTGACATTTATGGCGCAAACCTCTATAACCGCTACCTACAGTCAACACGCTGTGCGAGGGCTCAGGTGCAGGCCCAGGGAGGCATCGCTGGTCAGGTAGCAGGTGATGTTCAGTATGAAACAGTTGATGATGCTAAAAACTCTGGTAAGGTGATGGTGGGGGGCTCATATGAGCATTGTTTGCCAGAGGGATGCAGCTCCATCCTGGTTTGCACAGGCGTCTACAGCCGAGACCAGGAGGACCTGGCCCCTGATCAGACAGTCACAGAGCAGCGTATTTTCCACGGGCATCGGGATTTCCGCTTTGACCCGAGCCTGATCCAGCCCAGCTTTGTGGTTCATGATGTACTAGAGGCTGTGGAGCTGGTCTTCCAGCAAGAGTCCTGTCCCCTTGAGTGA
- the hdhd5 gene encoding haloacid dehalogenase-like hydrolase domain-containing 5 isoform X1 yields MAELFPRFNLLKLGWRALKFRKTSPLPCSAQTSRSSSSSSCGPSSFGLLFDIDGVLVRGRTPIPAAKQCFRKLVDGNGKYKVPVVFVTNAGNSMRQTKAEQLSHLLEVEVSPDQVMLSHSPLRVFTQFHEMCVLVSGQGPILEVAQNLGFQNVVTIDMLRKAYPLLDVVDHNRRPKNVVPSPKELPQIEAVVLFGEPIRWETNLQLIMDVLLTNGRPGNPVTSLHYPHIPVLACNMDLLWMAEAKNPRFGHGMFLVCLESLYKKITGHDLQYEALIGKPSVVTYNYAELLIRQQAESLGWTEPVRRLYAIGDNPMADIYGANLYNRYLQSTRCARAQVQAQGGIAGQVAGDVQYETVDDAKNSGKVMVGGSYEHCLPEGCSSILVCTGVYSRDQEDLAPDQTVTEQRIFHGHRDFRFDPSLIQPSFVVHDVLEAVELVFQQESCPLE; encoded by the exons ATGGCCGAGCTCTTTCCTCGGTTTAATCTGCTGAAACTGGGCTGGAGAGCTCTGAAATTCAGAAAAACATCTCCATTACCGTGCTCAGCTCAGACCAGccgaagcagcagcagcagcagt TGTGGACCCAGCTCATTTGGGTTGCTCTTCGACATTGATGGGGTCCTGGTCCGTGGAAGAACTCCCATTCCTGCAGCTAAGCAGTGCTTTAGGAAACTGGTGGATGGAAATGGAAAGTATAAAGTCCCTGTGGTGTTTGTGACCAATGCAGGCAACTCTATGCGCCAGACCAAAGCTGAACAGTTATCTCATCTTCTAGAAGTAGAG GTGTCACCAGATCAGGTCATGTTGTCCCACAGTCCTTTGCGGGTCTTCACTCAGTTCCATGAGATGTGTGTGCTAGTATCTGGACAGGGGCCGATTTTGGAAGTTGCACAAAA TTTGGGTTTTCAAAATGTTGTCACTATAGATATGCTGAGAAAGGCATACCCTCTGCTGGATGTGGTGGATCACAACCGTAGACCCAAAAACGTG GTTCCATCTCCCAAAGAGTTACCACAAATTGAAG CTGTTGTTCTCTTTGGTGAGCCAATCAGGTGGGAGACTAATCTACAGCTAATTATGGATGTTCTGTTGACTAATGGAAGACCAGGAAACCCTGTAACATCCTTGCATTACCCACATATCCCTGTGTTGGCTTGCAATATGGATCTGTTGTGGATGGCAGAAGCAAAGAACCCTCG atttggTCATGGGATGTTCCTAGTTTGTCTGGAGAGTctctataaaaaaattacaggtcATGACTTGCAATATGAAGCTCTGATTGGCAAGCCCAGTGTGGTAACTTACAACTATGCTGAGCTGCTGATCAGACAGCAGGCAGAGAGTCTGGGTTGGACAGAACCAGTTCGGAGACTTTATGCCATTGG GGACAACCCAATGGCTGACATTTATGGCGCAAACCTCTATAACCGCTACCTACAGTCAACACGCTGTGCGAGGGCTCAGGTGCAGGCCCAGGGAGGCATCGCTGGTCAGGTAGCAGGTGATGTTCAGTATGAAACAGTTGATGATGCTAAAAACTCTGGTAAGGTGATGGTGGGGGGCTCATATGAGCATTGTTTGCCAGAGGGATGCAGCTCCATCCTGGTTTGCACAGGCGTCTACAGCCGAGACCAGGAGGACCTGGCCCCTGATCAGACAGTCACAGAGCAGCGTATTTTCCACGGGCATCGGGATTTCCGCTTTGACCCGAGCCTGATCCAGCCCAGCTTTGTGGTTCATGATGTACTAGAGGCTGTGGAGCTGGTCTTCCAGCAAGAGTCCTGTCCCCTTGAGTGA